Sequence from the Nerophis ophidion isolate RoL-2023_Sa unplaced genomic scaffold, RoL_Noph_v1.0 HiC_scaffold_30, whole genome shotgun sequence genome:
cggtgaagacgttattgcagtcgtcacagttcagtgttcttaatctgtgcctccatgtacacatatatgtcctttattacactctagtaaatagagtaaacatcgttaataactgtttgcatccggttatattagtctgagcgcactttgatgcgtctcgagctagcttagcctgctagttagcttagcttgttagctgctaacaaagagaggcggaagtgatcaaaacacatcgcttagttaagatcaagtgtgagtgtaaagtgttgtgattgtgtgaaaatgtgtgaaggaaCCATAgcaaagtacgaggaggaactttgtccaacaaaagaggagaaggagcgacaacatgaaaaacatcaagttgtgttacacagaacaggtttgtttacttcttactctcacatctttactaactttatatttattaataacactGTTCTTCAATAAGTTGTCTGtaggaagatgaattgtcatgtgaggatgatgcactgattgttttacattgttgatAAGAAGGAGACagtgtcagacacacaatatttatgagaggttgatgtttgtaacaatgtgtatcaacatgtttacacaaaactcacacagtcaccgggggaatattccagagagcgggttaagtgcaaagtcctgagtatggaaagctcgagagttttacctccaaaaataagagaggtaagacaaattcagagtcagttaccatggttactgatgctgtaaacctagcctgatagctggcaggtttgacaagttatatatgtgtgtcaaagctaTACTGACCTGCtatttccttcatgtcggtgTTCGTTGATGCAGCCattaatgttgcattgattattgaAAAAACAGCCTgctctaaagatgacatcttgatctcataccatctcaaaccaattgactgttcattattaagtgaagtgTCTTATAGTCGCTTAAGTTCGTCTTTTACCAAGCAACACTATGTTTTATCCAGTTACTCAATTAATCGGAAACATTTCCcgtagaacacttgattaataacattttcaatagctAGAGCCCATTATTTCATGTACGATTTAATACTTAGCATGTAGgagctaaaatgtgttttgtttgtgtcctgtagacatccatcagccgattgaacaccaagaagaatgtctccctcatctgcagggggacagtttcactttagaatatccacagccctcacattttaaaggggacaaggGGGATTCACAGCCCttttattttaaagaggaagaggagggagagtgtcctgtagggcaggaggaggctgatgtcagcaagtttccactgactgttgtctctgtgaagactgaagagcatgaagacaaaccacctgagtcctcacagcttcatcacagtccaagtaagcacaacatccacatatcatctaataaaatgtttgtgacacatgttcatccgggggccacatttaggacTAAAGATGAAAATAAACTTGCTTTTCAAcaccaacatttaaaaatgaatgcccatcaatcatcaacaatgtaattgctggggtgtaaccatgtgacctagaggccgtcctccttacctcacgtggtcaaatgaaggcaaacattcaatatggctactgtttatttacctttaacagcacatatgtcagcatatttcaaaggtttagtggtgaagattagggatgtatttgtgtatacgtgtatttgtatttaaccgtttcggtacgggggtttcggtttggttcggaggtgtaccgaatgagtttccacacgaacatattaacCTAAagccttaacaagctgctccgcttcgttATGCCTGTCCCTGTCAGTactctacacagcacccagcattgtcccacccacaaaaccatctgattggttacagaaagagcggtaacagccaatcagcagttcatattcagagcagtaacagccaatcagcagtgtgtattcagagcgcaaggAGTCAGTGCTCCACCGTCGTCATGAGCAGGTAGGTGTTTAGCTGGTAAGcatcaggcagcggactctccccaaattataataaacacctcccagtcaactacaaaccatgtttccatatgatttgggaaatcttgttagatgtaaatataaacagaatacaatgatttacaaatcattttcaacccatattcagttgaatatgctacaaagacaacatatttgatgttcaaactgataaacttttttttcccgcaaataatcattaactttagaatttaatgccagcaacacgtgacaaagaagttgggaaaggtggcaatacctactgataaagttgaggaatgctcatcaaacacttatatggaacatcccacaggtgtgcaggctaattgggaacaggtgggtgccatgattgggtataaaagcagattccatgaaatgctaagtaattcacaaacaaggatgagggtcaccactttgtaagcaaattgtcgaacagttttagaacaacatttctcaacaaagcTATTgaaagtaatttagggattttaccatctacggtccgtaaaatcatcaaaagttcagagaatctggagaaatcactgcacgtaagcaatgatattacgg
This genomic interval carries:
- the LOC133546468 gene encoding cardiomyopathy-associated protein 5-like isoform X2: MCEGTIAKYEEELCPTKEEKERQHEKHQVVLHRTDIHQPIEHQEECLPHLQGDSFTLEYPQPSHFKGDKGDSQPFYFKEEEEGECPVGQEEADVSKFPLTVVSVKTEEHEDKPPESSQLHHSPNVEEEPLPHEQEEEPQSPHIHEEEEGKRRTH